One Tolypothrix bouteillei VB521301 DNA window includes the following coding sequences:
- a CDS encoding sulfite exporter TauE/SafE family protein translates to MHYLLLPLFSFCVGIVVGLTGIGGASLITPMLIFIFQVPPSVAVSSDVVAATLMKFVGGFKHWQQKTIDLQVVKWLAFGSVPGSLFGVGILHFIKHSGEYNLNHVLLHLVGLMILVVTLSALIQLLLITFFPNLKFPDLPKFDLDTGLGRVLAMSVGAILGCLVGLTSVSSGSMFALVLISFFRLDARKLVGTDISQAAILLLFTSIGHLSLGTVDWSLVLPIWFGSVPGVLLGAKLCEIAPQRPLRFVIYTLLLMVSYKLVSPV, encoded by the coding sequence ATGCATTATCTTTTATTACCCCTCTTTAGTTTTTGTGTTGGTATAGTCGTTGGTTTAACCGGAATTGGTGGAGCATCCCTCATAACACCAATGCTGATCTTTATCTTTCAAGTTCCACCTTCCGTTGCGGTCAGTTCTGACGTAGTAGCGGCGACGTTAATGAAATTTGTAGGCGGCTTTAAGCATTGGCAGCAAAAAACTATTGACTTGCAAGTGGTAAAATGGCTGGCTTTTGGCAGCGTTCCCGGTTCCTTGTTTGGTGTGGGAATTCTACACTTTATCAAGCACAGTGGAGAGTACAATCTCAATCACGTTTTGCTGCACTTGGTTGGGCTAATGATTTTGGTTGTTACGCTATCAGCCCTGATACAACTGCTGCTCATCACATTTTTCCCAAATTTGAAGTTTCCCGATCTGCCGAAGTTCGATCTAGATACTGGGTTGGGTCGCGTGTTGGCAATGAGTGTAGGAGCTATTTTAGGCTGTTTGGTTGGTTTAACGAGTGTCTCTTCCGGTTCAATGTTCGCGTTGGTGCTAATTTCCTTTTTCCGCTTGGATGCTCGTAAATTAGTGGGTACAGATATTTCGCAAGCAGCTATCTTGTTATTATTTACTTCTATTGGGCATTTGAGCTTGGGAACAGTTGATTGGAGTTTGGTATTACCTATATGGTTTGGATCTGTACCTGGGGTCCTCCTTGGTGCCAAACTTTGCGAGATTGCACCCCAACGTCCATTGCGTTTTGTCATCTACACGCTTTTGCTAATGGTGAGTTACAAATTAGTTTCTCCAGTATGA
- a CDS encoding cadmium resistance transporter yields MNVERESTIQNSTFLNPKSQIDMSGLVTAISTGAAAFGATNIDDIVILTIFFSQVNETFRRWHIILGQYLGFTILVLASLPGFFGGLIVPKPWIGLFGLVPILIGIRYLMNKDEEDSENAEEESEQSQNSFFAKFFNVQVYSVAAVTFANGSDNISIYIPLFASSTLDSLVVIIAVFFLLVGALCFAAYQLTNQRTVAEMLSCHGNNFVPFVLMGLGALILIESGVLTPLLSFVIDS; encoded by the coding sequence ATGAACGTCGAGCGAGAAAGTACAATTCAAAATTCAACATTCCTTAATCCAAAATCCCAAATTGACATGAGTGGATTAGTAACTGCAATTAGTACAGGGGCAGCTGCTTTTGGTGCTACCAACATTGATGATATTGTTATCCTGACAATCTTTTTTTCACAAGTTAATGAAACATTTCGCCGTTGGCATATTATCTTGGGTCAGTATTTAGGGTTTACAATACTGGTTCTTGCGAGTCTTCCCGGCTTTTTTGGAGGTTTAATTGTACCGAAACCGTGGATTGGACTTTTTGGCTTAGTACCAATCCTAATTGGTATTAGGTACTTAATGAACAAAGATGAAGAAGATTCAGAAAACGCTGAGGAAGAGTCAGAACAGAGCCAAAACTCTTTTTTTGCCAAATTTTTTAACGTACAAGTTTATAGTGTTGCTGCTGTGACATTTGCCAATGGCAGCGATAATATTAGTATTTATATTCCTTTATTTGCTAGCAGCACTTTAGACAGCTTGGTTGTTATCATAGCAGTCTTTTTTCTACTTGTGGGAGCTTTGTGCTTTGCAGCATATCAATTAACCAATCAGAGAACCGTAGCTGAAATGCTTTCTTGTCATGGTAATAATTTTGTCCCATTTGTATTGATGGGATTGGGTGCTTTAATTTTAATAGAAAGTGGTGTTTTAACTCCTCTACTTTCTTTTGTTATAGATAGTTAA
- a CDS encoding RrF2 family transcriptional regulator, with translation MELSNKTEYAILSLLALAKCYADGESLQIREIAARQNIPNRYLEELLATLRRGGLIKSIRGVKGGYVLAREPQKITVLEALRCIEGSDDEPGKPSNIKTVETEVIRDVWQEVRQAAYDVLQKHTLQDLCEKRISKQQMELMYYI, from the coding sequence ATGGAACTTTCAAATAAAACAGAGTATGCAATTCTCTCTTTGCTGGCACTGGCAAAATGCTATGCTGACGGTGAATCATTGCAAATCCGAGAGATAGCAGCACGTCAAAACATTCCCAACCGCTATTTAGAAGAACTTCTAGCAACTCTAAGGCGTGGAGGTTTGATTAAGAGCATACGTGGGGTGAAAGGAGGTTACGTTTTAGCCAGGGAACCTCAAAAAATAACAGTTTTGGAAGCTTTACGTTGTATAGAGGGGTCAGACGATGAACCCGGTAAGCCTTCCAATATCAAAACGGTAGAAACTGAAGTTATTCGTGATGTTTGGCAAGAAGTTCGTCAAGCTGCTTACGACGTTTTACAGAAACATACACTTCAAGATCTTTGCGAAAAGCGAATTTCCAAGCAGCAAATGGAACTAATGTACTATATATAA
- a CDS encoding prohibitin family protein, producing MKKSKAFNNAGKLTALLVLITLFLTPFAIVNAGERGVLMEFGKVQDRVLGEGIHIIVPVVNTVKRLSVQVQKQNISAEASTKDLQNISAEVALNWHIIPEKANTIFQKIGDEKNVVDRIINPALEEVLKAIVAKYTAEEIILKREEMKAGVDETLTNRLANYHIAVDDVSLLHIHFSQKFNEAVESKQVAAQEAKRAEFIALKASKEAEARVNLAKGEAEAHKIIRENLTPEILEKQALEKWDGKLPVIVGQGEQKLLNLTDFLKSY from the coding sequence ATGAAAAAAAGTAAAGCATTTAACAATGCCGGTAAACTGACAGCACTTCTAGTTCTCATCACTTTGTTCTTGACTCCCTTTGCGATCGTTAATGCAGGAGAACGAGGTGTATTGATGGAATTTGGTAAAGTTCAAGACAGAGTCCTTGGAGAAGGTATTCACATCATCGTACCAGTAGTAAACACAGTAAAGAGATTGAGCGTGCAAGTGCAGAAACAAAACATTTCTGCTGAGGCTTCTACTAAAGATTTACAGAATATCTCCGCAGAGGTGGCTCTAAACTGGCATATTATTCCAGAGAAAGCCAATACTATTTTCCAGAAAATTGGAGATGAAAAAAATGTTGTCGATCGCATTATCAATCCAGCACTTGAAGAAGTCCTCAAGGCGATTGTTGCAAAATATACTGCCGAAGAAATTATTCTCAAGCGAGAAGAAATGAAAGCAGGAGTAGACGAAACTTTAACAAATAGATTGGCTAACTATCACATTGCAGTAGACGACGTTTCTCTGCTCCACATTCACTTCTCGCAAAAGTTTAATGAAGCTGTAGAATCAAAACAAGTGGCTGCACAAGAAGCCAAACGTGCGGAATTCATCGCTTTAAAAGCATCAAAAGAAGCAGAAGCGAGAGTGAACTTGGCAAAAGGTGAAGCGGAAGCACACAAGATTATCCGCGAAAACTTAACACCAGAGATTCTGGAAAAGCAAGCCTTAGAAAAATGGGATGGTAAGCTTCCCGTAATTGTTGGTCAAGGAGAACAAAAGTTATTAAATTTGACAGATTTTTTGAAATCGTATTAG
- a CDS encoding Rrf2 family transcriptional regulator, translating to MMEISSKIKYTLLALLELTRYYEQEEFLQIEQIAVSQQIPDRYLGQLLMSLRRCGLVCSQRGVKGGYQLSKPPEEITLLEVLTCLEGAATQEYGELGEPLSMENMIIKEVWHEATKAALTVFGSYTLRGLYEKQQARQLLNPMYYI from the coding sequence ATGATGGAAATATCCTCGAAAATTAAATATACTCTACTAGCACTGCTAGAGCTGACTCGATACTACGAGCAAGAAGAATTTTTACAAATTGAACAAATCGCAGTTTCTCAGCAAATACCAGATCGGTATTTAGGACAACTCTTGATGAGTTTGCGACGATGCGGTTTGGTTTGCAGTCAGCGAGGAGTTAAAGGGGGTTATCAACTCAGCAAACCTCCTGAAGAAATTACATTGCTTGAAGTGCTGACTTGTCTTGAAGGTGCAGCAACTCAAGAATACGGGGAACTGGGGGAGCCACTCAGTATGGAAAATATGATTATTAAAGAAGTGTGGCATGAAGCGACGAAAGCGGCATTGACAGTTTTTGGAAGTTATACCTTAAGAGGGTTGTATGAGAAACAACAAGCAAGGCAGTTGTTAAATCCAATGTATTATATTTAA
- a CDS encoding phosphatase PAP2 family protein, with translation MSQTEFNKPNQSFFNFFKALLAARWQSLLLLLIGIYLPLQIFGLLAIAVWESKGGFPFPWDVPILIAVHSTATAQLDAIAVVLTQFGSSKFMFPAIGFLGLLLLLLQRWRSLTFLLTTTIGSAIINRTAKEFMHRIRPHLWDSLAPELDFSFPSGHSMMTMTLVATLVVLTWGTLWSWAVLIAGSFFVIAIGWTRLYLGVHFPSDILAGWMVSIAWVIGVSLIIRPHFTKTTAVTEAPTAEETTLLPEEKQVLQEKTDR, from the coding sequence ATGTCTCAAACTGAGTTCAACAAACCCAACCAGTCTTTTTTCAATTTTTTCAAAGCATTATTAGCTGCTCGTTGGCAGTCGCTGCTATTGCTACTTATAGGTATCTACTTACCTTTACAAATCTTTGGGCTTCTGGCAATAGCCGTTTGGGAAAGCAAAGGCGGTTTCCCCTTTCCTTGGGATGTACCCATTCTCATAGCAGTTCATTCTACAGCAACAGCACAACTTGATGCGATCGCGGTGGTACTGACCCAATTCGGTTCTTCAAAATTTATGTTTCCCGCAATCGGTTTTCTTGGGCTGCTTCTTTTGCTGCTACAACGGTGGCGATCGCTCACTTTCTTGCTCACAACAACTATAGGAAGCGCCATTATCAACCGTACAGCGAAAGAGTTCATGCACAGAATCCGCCCCCATTTGTGGGATTCACTTGCACCTGAATTAGATTTTTCATTTCCTAGCGGTCATTCGATGATGACCATGACACTAGTAGCAACCTTGGTTGTTTTAACTTGGGGTACGCTCTGGTCATGGGCTGTGCTAATTGCTGGAAGTTTTTTTGTCATAGCCATTGGCTGGACGAGACTTTATTTAGGAGTTCACTTTCCTAGCGATATTTTGGCAGGTTGGATGGTTTCAATAGCCTGGGTAATTGGCGTCAGCCTAATTATAAGACCGCATTTTACTAAAACAACTGCCGTCACCGAAGCGCCAACGGCAGAAGAAACTACATTACTTCCTGAAGAAAAGCAGGTTTTGCAAGAGAAAACAGATCGTTGA
- a CDS encoding LysR family transcriptional regulator gives MTFEQLRIFLAVAELMHFTRAAESLYITQPAVSAAIQSLETEYGVKLFHRIGRHIEITDAGKLLQVEAQKILDQVSLTQRGLRELNNMQRGELKLGSSLTIGNYWLPEKISQFNRHYPGIHINCTLGNAEEICEGTATGLFDFGLVTGDVKVSLRNYLEKEVVGSDRLQIVVGKSHPWFGRREISPAELLTTTWVMRESGSGAQQMFEQALQKWGIEPTELEVVLVLSSSEMVKAVVESGVGAAAIPELMVKKELQLSTLHAVRVIGRDTNTKLEIVQPVWKLKHLQRFQTRVASAFEQILSQCSLSV, from the coding sequence ATGACGTTTGAGCAGTTACGAATTTTTCTTGCCGTAGCAGAACTAATGCACTTTACCCGTGCAGCAGAATCGCTATATATTACCCAGCCTGCTGTGAGTGCAGCCATTCAGAGTCTGGAAACAGAATACGGGGTCAAATTATTTCATAGAATTGGTCGTCATATCGAAATCACTGATGCTGGGAAGTTGCTCCAAGTAGAAGCACAAAAGATTCTCGATCAAGTTTCTTTAACTCAAAGGGGCTTGCGAGAGTTAAACAATATGCAACGGGGGGAGTTAAAACTGGGGTCAAGTCTGACTATTGGTAATTACTGGTTACCTGAAAAAATTAGCCAGTTCAATCGTCACTATCCCGGTATCCATATAAATTGCACTTTGGGTAACGCTGAAGAAATCTGTGAAGGAACCGCGACGGGGTTGTTTGATTTCGGGTTAGTGACAGGTGACGTGAAAGTCTCCCTGAGAAACTATTTAGAAAAAGAAGTTGTGGGAAGCGATCGCTTGCAGATAGTTGTAGGCAAATCTCACCCTTGGTTTGGCAGAAGAGAAATTTCCCCCGCAGAACTCCTTACAACAACTTGGGTGATGAGAGAGTCAGGGTCTGGGGCGCAACAAATGTTTGAGCAAGCCCTGCAAAAATGGGGAATCGAGCCGACCGAACTGGAAGTTGTTCTCGTTCTTAGTAGCAGCGAGATGGTAAAAGCAGTCGTTGAAAGCGGTGTAGGTGCAGCAGCCATTCCAGAATTGATGGTGAAAAAAGAATTACAGCTATCCACACTGCACGCAGTCCGTGTTATCGGTCGAGATACTAACACAAAGTTAGAAATTGTCCAACCCGTATGGAAACTGAAGCACCTACAACGCTTTCAAACCAGAGTAGCAAGCGCTTTTGAACAGATTCTCAGTCAATGTTCGCTCTCAGTGTAG
- a CDS encoding NUDIX hydrolase → MPLGRELPQLLKQRLFYKGRKFDFEVNRLRLPNNSEGEWECIRHPGGALVIPVTSEGKLLLVRQYRFAAQGRLFEFPAGTVEYGEDPLATIQREIQEETGFRAHKWQKLGEFFLAPGYSSEIIYAFLAQDLEKLDEPPPQDEDEDMETVFFTPQELEKAILDGEQVDAKSITSFFLARPFLNQ, encoded by the coding sequence ATGCCATTAGGTAGAGAATTACCCCAACTGTTAAAGCAACGCTTGTTCTATAAGGGACGCAAGTTCGATTTTGAAGTCAATCGCTTGCGTTTACCCAACAACTCTGAAGGAGAATGGGAGTGCATCCGTCACCCAGGTGGAGCTTTAGTAATACCTGTGACTTCAGAAGGTAAACTTTTACTCGTGCGCCAGTATCGATTTGCAGCACAAGGAAGGTTATTTGAGTTTCCTGCGGGAACTGTAGAGTACGGTGAAGACCCCCTAGCAACCATTCAGCGTGAAATTCAGGAAGAAACAGGTTTTCGCGCTCATAAGTGGCAAAAATTAGGTGAGTTTTTCCTAGCCCCTGGTTATTCTAGCGAGATTATTTATGCTTTCCTCGCCCAAGATTTAGAAAAGCTAGACGAACCGCCACCACAAGATGAAGACGAAGATATGGAGACAGTTTTCTTTACTCCTCAAGAGTTAGAGAAAGCGATTCTTGATGGCGAACAGGTAGACGCTAAATCAATTACTAGCTTTTTTCTCGCCCGTCCTTTCTTAAATCAATGA
- a CDS encoding cadmium resistance transporter: MNMFWAAFTEGIIAFAATNIDDILILLLFFSQVDANFRKRHIIVGQYLGFSAIIIASLPGFFGGLVVPHEVIGLLGLLPIAIGIKKLLSREESTEVQAVTSDFQPISSNNSPRSFLVSLLHPPTYKVAAVTLANGGDNISIYIPLFAGNSYASMGVILIVFLVMVGVWCAIANFLARQEAIAHILSRYGRAAVPFILICLGLFIMYERGTIPWLYSYWRN, from the coding sequence ATGAATATGTTTTGGGCGGCTTTCACAGAAGGTATAATTGCTTTTGCAGCAACCAATATTGATGATATCTTAATCCTTCTACTTTTTTTCTCACAAGTAGATGCTAATTTTCGCAAGCGCCATATCATTGTTGGTCAATACCTTGGTTTTTCAGCTATCATCATCGCCAGCCTACCAGGATTTTTTGGTGGTTTGGTAGTACCGCACGAAGTCATTGGGCTGCTCGGATTGTTACCTATAGCAATTGGCATAAAAAAGCTGTTGAGTCGAGAAGAATCTACAGAAGTTCAGGCTGTAACCAGCGATTTTCAGCCGATTTCATCAAACAATTCTCCGAGGTCTTTTTTAGTTAGTCTTTTGCACCCTCCAACTTATAAAGTAGCCGCAGTCACTCTTGCAAATGGGGGCGATAATATCAGCATTTACATACCGTTATTTGCTGGAAATAGCTATGCCAGTATGGGTGTAATTTTGATTGTCTTCTTAGTTATGGTTGGAGTCTGGTGTGCAATTGCTAACTTCTTAGCCCGTCAAGAGGCGATCGCTCATATTTTAAGCCGATATGGTAGAGCGGCTGTTCCTTTTATTTTGATTTGTTTGGGTTTATTTATTATGTACGAAAGAGGTACCATTCCATGGCTTTACTCATACTGGAGAAACTAA
- a CDS encoding YidH family protein has translation MTIDAEKPEKPEKPKSPSADRVREHLANERTYLAWMRSGIALMGFGVLIVRLRILRPPLAPQGPGNGWKLGLAFSLVGLLTVMLSTQHYLVVRRDIDEDAYEPADRWVILSSLAVILLGIGVVYYVFTIPLDSLNSVIVE, from the coding sequence ATGACAATAGATGCAGAAAAACCAGAAAAACCAGAAAAACCAAAAAGCCCCAGTGCTGACCGAGTTCGAGAACATTTAGCCAACGAGCGCACCTATTTAGCATGGATGAGAAGTGGGATAGCGCTCATGGGTTTTGGTGTTCTCATTGTCCGGCTTCGCATACTCCGCCCTCCCCTTGCACCTCAAGGTCCGGGTAATGGCTGGAAGTTAGGCTTGGCTTTTTCACTAGTAGGATTGCTAACGGTCATGCTTTCAACCCAGCACTACCTTGTCGTTCGTCGAGATATTGACGAGGATGCTTATGAACCAGCAGACCGTTGGGTTATTCTTTCTAGCCTTGCTGTGATTCTCCTGGGAATTGGAGTTGTCTATTATGTTTTCACCATTCCGCTTGACTCATTAAATTCCGTAATAGTTGAGTAA
- a CDS encoding cadmium resistance transporter: MGESIAAISTGILAFTATNIDDLLILLLFFSQVNATFTYKHIITGQYLGFCILIFTSLSGLFGGLLLSGRWIGLLGFMPIAMGLSSLVNGEENPTGESEFETEDSEESILLNLVSPQTYSVASVTIANGSDNISVYVPLFASSNLASFLIVVSIFFLLLGVWCYVAYQLTRQKEIAETIARYGNYFIPFILIGLGIFIILKSDALSITKLIASCFCITILVKKDDKRS; encoded by the coding sequence ATGGGTGAATCGATCGCTGCAATTAGCACGGGAATCCTTGCCTTTACTGCTACTAATATCGATGACCTTCTCATCCTTTTATTGTTTTTTTCCCAAGTAAATGCCACCTTCACTTACAAGCATATTATTACAGGTCAGTATTTGGGGTTTTGTATACTGATTTTTACCAGTCTTTCTGGTCTGTTTGGAGGGTTATTGTTATCGGGACGCTGGATTGGATTGCTTGGTTTCATGCCAATTGCTATGGGTCTTAGCAGTTTGGTGAATGGGGAAGAAAATCCTACCGGGGAAAGTGAATTTGAGACAGAAGATTCTGAAGAATCTATTCTTTTGAATTTGGTGTCTCCTCAAACTTATAGTGTTGCATCTGTGACCATCGCTAACGGTAGCGATAATATCAGTGTCTACGTGCCATTATTTGCTAGCAGCAATTTAGCAAGCTTTTTGATAGTTGTCTCTATCTTCTTTCTATTGCTAGGAGTTTGGTGTTATGTAGCTTACCAATTAACTCGTCAAAAAGAAATAGCCGAGACGATCGCGCGATATGGTAATTACTTTATTCCTTTTATCTTGATAGGATTGGGAATTTTTATTATTTTAAAAAGTGATGCATTAAGTATAACAAAGCTAATTGCTAGTTGTTTTTGTATAACAATTCTAGTGAAGAAAGATGATAAGCGATCGTGA
- a CDS encoding DUF1634 domain-containing protein: MEKTIFSFWRGSPTLSESEPTQLQLQQFGDTATTVKPEAHRNLIQQNNKTAPLVAHNSELDASKDGTKTVSDLQLEPLLSNLLKYGVLIASAVIFIGGLLYLIRHGAEPANYHIFKEESFEFRSPIGVIDVIRAGSYRGIIQLGLLLLVATPILRVIISLFVFLRHREYTYALITSIVLSALLCSFLGAF; this comes from the coding sequence ATGGAAAAAACAATTTTTAGTTTTTGGCGGGGTTCGCCTACACTTTCAGAAAGTGAACCCACTCAACTCCAGTTACAGCAATTTGGCGATACTGCTACAACCGTTAAGCCGGAGGCTCATCGCAACTTAATTCAGCAGAACAACAAAACCGCCCCACTAGTGGCTCATAACTCCGAGCTTGATGCTAGCAAAGACGGTACTAAGACGGTAAGCGATTTACAACTCGAGCCATTACTGAGCAACTTATTAAAATATGGCGTACTCATTGCTAGTGCTGTCATTTTCATAGGCGGCTTACTCTACTTAATTCGCCACGGTGCTGAACCAGCTAACTATCACATTTTTAAAGAAGAATCATTTGAGTTTCGCTCTCCCATAGGTGTTATAGATGTTATTCGAGCAGGTAGCTATCGTGGAATTATTCAACTTGGATTACTGCTACTAGTTGCAACTCCTATATTACGCGTTATTATCTCCCTATTCGTATTTCTACGACACAGAGAATATACTTACGCTCTCATTACGTCGATTGTCCTGAGTGCTTTATTGTGCAGCTTTTTAGGTGCTTTTTAG
- a CDS encoding APC family permease gives MKPKILSHSKSTHGLKPACLSFGEVLAQSFAVIAPTTIPASNIGLIVALSGKGAWLSFLIGLIGLVLVSININQFASRSASPGSLYSYIVKGLGPTAGVICGWCLVLAYLFTGMSVLCGFANFSGNLIGQLGIHPSSITLLALGAGIAWYAAYKDIQLSAMAMLWLEGISLALIAVLCAIVWANKGFALDMSQLTLSDVTPGKVATGLVLVMFAFSGFESATSLGDEAKKPLKTIPRSVIGSVILAGLFYISTTYIEVLGFSGTGVSITKTEEPLKFLSQQVGMGFLGELIAFGALFSFFACVLGCINPAARIFFMMARHGLFYSKLGTAHSFNRTPHIAVTMCSFAIFLVPAVMSLFNIQLFESMGYLGAICSYGFLTVYILISIAAPVYLYQIGKLRFHHVVFSVLAVAFMMIPVLGSVGIPGSTMFPVPEAPYDVFPYLFLTYLALTCGTFVLQRLRSPNIVMEMRQGVEEIHARFSDRDGL, from the coding sequence ATGAAACCTAAAATATTATCCCACAGTAAAAGTACGCATGGTTTAAAACCCGCGTGTCTCTCATTTGGGGAAGTTCTAGCTCAATCCTTTGCTGTTATTGCACCTACCACAATTCCTGCATCTAATATTGGTTTGATAGTGGCGCTTTCGGGGAAAGGAGCCTGGTTAAGTTTTCTCATCGGTTTAATTGGACTCGTTTTAGTCAGTATCAACATCAATCAGTTTGCCAGTCGTTCGGCTTCTCCCGGTTCCCTATACTCTTATATTGTCAAAGGCTTAGGTCCAACAGCGGGTGTGATTTGTGGTTGGTGTTTGGTACTGGCATATTTGTTCACGGGAATGTCCGTATTGTGTGGTTTTGCCAACTTCAGTGGAAATTTAATCGGTCAATTGGGTATTCATCCCTCTAGTATTACGTTGTTGGCTTTAGGTGCGGGAATAGCTTGGTATGCAGCCTATAAAGATATTCAGCTTTCTGCTATGGCAATGCTCTGGCTCGAAGGAATCTCGCTGGCTTTGATTGCAGTGTTGTGCGCGATCGTTTGGGCAAATAAAGGTTTTGCTTTAGATATGTCACAACTAACACTTTCTGATGTCACTCCTGGCAAAGTTGCAACGGGATTAGTATTGGTCATGTTTGCTTTTTCTGGCTTTGAAAGTGCTACGTCGTTGGGTGATGAAGCAAAGAAACCGTTAAAAACCATTCCCAGATCGGTGATTGGGAGTGTTATTCTAGCAGGTCTGTTTTATATATCAACGACATATATTGAAGTCTTGGGTTTTAGCGGTACTGGTGTGTCGATTACCAAAACTGAAGAACCTTTAAAGTTTTTATCCCAACAAGTCGGTATGGGATTTTTGGGAGAGTTAATTGCTTTTGGCGCATTATTTAGCTTTTTTGCTTGCGTTTTGGGCTGTATTAATCCTGCCGCTAGAATTTTCTTTATGATGGCACGTCACGGATTATTCTACTCCAAGCTAGGGACTGCACATTCTTTTAATCGAACTCCCCATATTGCGGTGACGATGTGCTCGTTTGCTATTTTCTTAGTTCCTGCAGTGATGTCCTTATTTAACATTCAGTTGTTTGAAAGTATGGGTTACTTAGGAGCTATCTGTAGCTATGGATTTCTCACAGTTTATATCCTCATTTCTATTGCAGCACCAGTTTATCTCTATCAAATCGGTAAACTCCGCTTCCATCATGTCGTTTTCTCTGTGCTAGCGGTTGCATTTATGATGATTCCTGTATTGGGAAGTGTCGGAATTCCAGGCAGTACAATGTTTCCAGTTCCAGAAGCTCCTTATGATGTTTTCCCCTACTTATTCTTGACGTATTTAGCGCTCACTTGTGGCACGTTTGTGTTGCAGCGATTGCGATCGCCCAACATTGTTATGGAAATGCGCCAAGGAGTTGAAGAAATTCATGCTCGATTTAGCGATCGCGATGGGCTTTAA
- a CDS encoding sulfite exporter TauE/SafE family protein, with amino-acid sequence MTILEFSLLVWIGSFTAGFLGALTGLGGGVVIVPLLASVFGVDIRYAVGASLVSVIATSLGAASTYIKKGYTNLRLGMFLEVATTIGALIGALIATYISVKALTIVLAVVLLYSAYLSQQPKLDNPESESPDPLGNYLQLNGSYPAPEGVVSYQVHSVPAGFSVMLVAGVISGLLGIGSGAFKVLAMDQIMRVPFKVSTTTSNFMIGVTAAASTGVYLARGYIDPALSMPVMLGVLPGAFLGARVLIGVKTQTLRIVFSLVLVLMACKMVFNSLTSGAA; translated from the coding sequence TTGACTATTTTAGAATTTTCATTATTAGTTTGGATAGGGTCGTTTACTGCAGGATTTCTAGGGGCATTAACTGGTTTGGGAGGTGGCGTTGTGATTGTCCCGTTGTTAGCGTCGGTTTTTGGAGTTGACATCAGATATGCAGTTGGTGCTTCTTTAGTCTCTGTCATCGCCACTTCCTTAGGTGCAGCATCTACATATATAAAGAAAGGCTACACAAATTTGCGGTTGGGAATGTTTTTAGAAGTCGCAACAACGATTGGAGCTTTAATTGGAGCGTTAATTGCTACGTATATTTCTGTGAAAGCTTTAACTATTGTGCTGGCTGTTGTTCTACTTTATTCAGCTTACCTTTCACAACAACCTAAACTTGATAATCCGGAAAGCGAGTCGCCCGATCCTTTGGGCAATTATTTACAACTTAACGGCAGTTATCCCGCACCTGAAGGAGTAGTATCTTATCAAGTTCACTCCGTCCCTGCTGGATTTAGCGTGATGCTTGTTGCTGGTGTGATTTCTGGTTTATTGGGTATTGGTTCGGGCGCGTTTAAAGTACTGGCAATGGATCAAATCATGCGTGTCCCGTTCAAAGTTTCTACAACCACAAGCAATTTTATGATTGGGGTGACAGCCGCCGCATCTACAGGAGTTTACTTAGCACGCGGTTACATCGATCCTGCATTGTCAATGCCAGTTATGTTAGGCGTTTTACCCGGTGCTTTTTTAGGTGCGCGAGTTCTTATAGGAGTTAAAACTCAAACTTTAAGAATTGTCTTTAGTCTTGTGCTAGTTCTTATGGCTTGCAAAATGGTATTTAACAGCTTAACATCAGGGGCAGCGTAA